In the Cryptococcus neoformans var. neoformans JEC21 chromosome 1, complete sequence genome, one interval contains:
- a CDS encoding 60s ribosomal protein l30-1 (l32), putative, translating to MAPVKKSKSAKSSESINTKLQLVVKSGKFTLGYKQALKQLRSGKAKLILISKNCPPLRKSEIEYYAMLSKTNVHHYDGSNVDLGTAAGKLYRVGVMSIQDAGDSDLLQQQESA from the exons ATGGCCCCCgtcaagaagagcaagtcCGCCAAGAGTTCCGAGTCTATCAACACCAAGCTCCAGCTTGTTGTCAAGTCTGGCAAGTTCACCCTCGGTTACAAGCAGGCTCTCAAGCAGCTCCGATCTGGCAAGG CCAAGCTCATCTTGATCTCCAAAAACTGCCCTCCCCTCCGCAAGTCTGAGATCGAGTACTACGCCATGCT CTCCAAGACCAATGTCCACCACTACGACGGTTCCAATGTTGACCTCGGTACTGCCGCTGGTAAGCTCTACCGAGTCGGTGTCATGTCCATCCAGGATGCCGGAGACAGTGACTTG CTCCAGCAGCAGGAA
- a CDS encoding chaperone, putative — MASPLVVGLGLLGAGLAGRVGYQMMRASRGGAQEFLKGGFKAKMDRSEAIQVLGLREPITSNKLKDAHRRLMLANHPDRGGAPYLAGKVNEAKALLDKEVVRR; from the exons ATggcttctcctcttgtcgTTGGCCTTGGTCTTCTCGGTGCAGGGCTTGCTGGCCGCGTGGGCTACCAAATGATGCGAGCTTCTCGCGGTGGTGCCCAAGAGTTCTTGAAGGGCGGGTTCAAGGCTAAGATGGACAGGTCTGAAGCTATACAGGTTCTCGGCCTCAG AGAACCTATCACCTCAAACAAGTTGAAGGATGCTCATCGACGATTAATGCTTGCCAATCATCCCGATCGAGGAGGTGCGCCCTATCTTGCAGGGAAAGTGAACGAGGCCAAGGCTTTGCTTGA CAAGGAAGTCGTTCGAAGATAG